From Rutidosis leptorrhynchoides isolate AG116_Rl617_1_P2 chromosome 3, CSIRO_AGI_Rlap_v1, whole genome shotgun sequence, a single genomic window includes:
- the LOC139900661 gene encoding uncharacterized protein: MSFKDAEWVICGDFNEVRNESERLNCDFMKNRAARFNQFIEDMQLLEIPLMWKRFTRVSDNGMKLSKLDRFLVSKNFLQSWGDLSVVALDRNTSDHCPIVLSDKNINFGPKPFKVFDTWFKNKDIEKIIIDAWNKQVTSTRDDVIFRNKMKNVKEALRSWSKSQYGNLDDELKMAKDKTADFEKRADLN; the protein is encoded by the coding sequence ATGTCCTTCAAGGATGCAGAATGGGTTATATGCGGAGATTTTAACGAAGTCAGAAACGAATCCGAAAGACTGAACTGTGATTTCATGAAAAACCGAGCAGCAAGGTTCAATCAATTCATAGAGGATATGCAATTATTAGAAATTCCATTGATGTGGAAAAGGTTTACAAGAGTCAGCGATAATGGAATGAAGCTAAGTAAATTAGATCGTTTCTTGGTGTCGAAAAACTTTTTGCAATCATGGGGTGATCTCTCGGTTGTAGCACTCGATCGGAACACCTCGGATCATTGCCCAATAGTGTTAAGTGATAAAAATATCAACTTCGGCCCTAAACCTTTCAAAGTTTTTGATACATGGTTCAAAAACAAAGACATCGAAAAGATAATAATTGATGCCTGGAACAAGCAGGTTACAAGTACAAGGGACGATGTTATTTTTCGAAACAAGATGAAGAATGTGAAGGAAGCTCTTAGGTCTTGGAGTAAATCTCAGTATGGTAACCTGGATGACGAGCTGAAGATGGCAAAAGATAAAACAGCAGACTTCGAAAAAAGGGCAGACCTTAATTAG
- the LOC139900660 gene encoding protein ALP1-like, producing the protein MSSSSSSSHDDYTNYTLNLLDQVDDSLDDDVNSRRYVRHDHYDAHNRLMGDYFDEGCKYTEDQFKRRFRMCRRVFLRVMNDILNYDVNPLPSHFICDYLREPSLHDIHRLYEAHERIHGFPGMLGSIDCMHWAWAKCPVAWRGQYLRGDHSHPTIMLEAVASYDNWIWHAYFGVAGSNNDLNVLNTSDLFNSMLNEDMPDVPFIANGVEYKRGYYLADGIYPTWASFVKGFSSAVDEKRTYFSRQQAAAHKDVERNFGILQGRWHILQQPARAYARIQMRRLMYTCIILHNIIIEDNRYNIAENDWVYEPPQHIQRTWIERCDARARRTRELCDREVHEGLRSNLVEHLWAL; encoded by the exons ATGTCTTCATCTTCGAGTAGTTCGCACGATGATTACACAAATTATACGCTCAATTTACTTGATCAAGTTGATGATTCTTTGGACGATGATGTTAATTCTCGTCGTTACGTTCGTCATGATCATTATGATGCTCATAATCGTTTGATGGGCGATTATTTTGATGAGGGCTGCAAATATACGGAAGATCAATTCAAACGTCGTTTTCGGATGTGTCGCCGCGTTTTTCTTCGAGTGATGAACGATATACTCAACTATGATGTCAATCCATTGCCTTCCCATTTTATATG TGACTACTTAAGAGAGCCGTCTTTGCATGACATTCATCGTTTATATGAAGCCCATGAAAGGATTCATGGCTTCCCGGGCATGTTAGGTAGcatcgattgtatgcattgggcatgGGCAAAATGTCCAGTTGCGTGGAGAGGCCAATATTTGCGAGGCGATCACAGTCACCCAACTATTATGCTTGAAGCCGTCGCGTCGTATGATAATTGGATTTGGCATGCGTATTTTGGTGTGGCGGGTTCAAACAACGACTTAAATGTTTTAAACACTAGTGATTTGTTCAACTCAATGCTCAATGAAGATATGCCTGACGTCCCTTTTATTGCGAATGGCGTGGAATACAAAAGAGGGTATTATTTAGCCGACGGGATTTATCCAACATGGGCTTCATTTGTAAAGGGATTTTCAAGTGCTGTTGATGAAAAACGCACTTACTTTTCAAGGCAACAAGCTGCTGCTCACAAAGATGTGGAAAGAAATTTTGGGATTTTACAGGGTCGTTGGCATATTCTACAACAACCCGCAAGGGCATACGCGAGGATTCAAATGAGACGGCTTATGTATACGTGCATCATACTACATAACATCATTATTGAAGACAATCGTTACAACATTGCCGAGAATGATTGGGTTTATGAGCCGCCTCAACACATACAACGTACTTGGATCGAAAGGTGTGATGCTCGTGCTAGACGAACAAGGGAGCTATGTGATAGAGAAGTGCACGAAGGCTTACGATCGAATTTGGTTGAACATTTATGGGCTCTTTGA